Below is a window of Planococcus rifietoensis DNA.
TGCGGTCCAAATAAACGATCTGATAAAGCGATAGGCGCAAAAGCGTCCGTACCCATGGATCGAGCTTGCCTTTAATATACGGTTCCAAATAATAATCCAAGGTCATTTGATGCTGCAGCGTGCCGTAAGTGATTTCCGTCAATAAGCCTTTGTTTTTGGCGGAAATGCCGTAGCTGTCCATCGTTGTATTCAATAAGAGGTTGCTATATGCCTGTTTGTTTTCCACGGCATAGAGAATCGACAATGCTGCATCTCTTACATTGCCGTGGATTTTTTTGTTTTTCATTCGAATCGGTCCCCTGCCTGTAATTTCGGCCCGCGTAAATAATCTTCAGCCGTCATGCGTTTTTTCCCAGCCGGCTGCAATTCTTTGATGGCAAGCGCACCTTCGCCGGTTTGGACGATAATGGCATCTTTTGTCAATTCGATGATTTCACCCGGCGCGCCGGTTTTCTGGCTGTCGGCAATTTCCGTCCACCACAATTTGACATTGGCGTCTGCTAAAGTCGTGAACGCGACCGGCCATGGATGCAACCCGCGCACTTGGTTGTAGAGTTCGCTTGCGGATTTGTTCCAGTCGATGCGTTCCTGCTCCCGTGAAATATTGCGCGCAAACGTGACACGCTCTTCGTCCTGTGGAGTTCGCGCATTGGTCCCGTCGATGATCGACGGCAAGGTTGCTTTCAACAACTCCATTCCTGCCACACTCAATTTCTCGAACATGCTGCCGGTATGGTCCGTTTCTTCGATCGGTACCGATTTTTGTGAAATGATATCCCCTGCATCCAAACGGTCCACCATATACATGATCGTTACACCAGTTTCTTTTTTGCCGTCAATAATCGCCTGGTGGATCGGTGCACCGCCGCGGTATTCCGGAAGCAGCGAGGCGTGCACGTTGATGGCGCCCAGTTTCGGGGCTTCGAGTACCGATGTCGGCAAGATTTGCCCGAATGCCGCTGTCACGATCAAATCCGGCTTTAGGTCGAGAATTTTTTGCGCTTGTTCTGGATCTTTCAGTTTTTCCGGTTGGTAGACCGGCAATCCAAGTTCCAAGGCTTGCTCTTTCACCGGCGTCGGCGTCAGGATTTTCTTCCTGCCGACAGGGCGGTCGGGCTGTGTGACGACCGAAACGATATCGTATCCTTCTTCGGCAAGCATCTTCAGGATCGGAGCCGAAAATGCCGGCGTTCCCATGAAAACAATTTTGGTCAAAGCGAATCCTCCTCTTCCTGCTGGCGGATCAGTTCGTCCAATTCTTCTTGGGTGACATATTTCTCGATTTTGCTCGTGAACAGCACGCCGTCCAAGTGGTCCATTTCATGAAGGATAGCACGCGCTTCGTAACCTTCTGCCTCTAGCTCATACCAAGAGCCGTCGCGTTCCTGGGCTTTGATTTTGATGCGGCCGTGGCGCTCGACTTCCCCGAAAATGCCCGGGAAGCTCAAACAGCCTTCGATATCCGTCTCTTTCCCTTCGAATAGCGCGAGTTCCGGATTGATCATTTCAATCGGCTCCTGCCCTTCTTGGAAATCAACGATCGCGACGCGCAGTGAGACACCTATTTGCGGTGCGGCAATGCCGACACCGTCCGCTTCGATCATTGTCTCATGCATATCGTCCAATAAAACAGCGAGCTGACGGTCGAATTCAGTGACCGTCTTGCAAGGGGTTTCCAATACTTCGTTCGGATGTTTCACAATTTCACGGATTGCCATTTCTATTCCTCATTTCTGCTACATGACTGTTGTTGGATTCATGTCGATGGACAAAGTTGCACCCGTTTTAATCCAGTCGCTGCGGTAGATTTTGATCAATTGCTGCAGCGCTTCAGCCAGCTTCGGTTCATTTTTGTATTTTATCAAACATTGATAGCGATATCTATTGTTCACACGCGCAATGAGCGATGCGGAAGGCCCGATAATAATGGTTTTGGGCGACAGGCGGTGGCGCAGGTATTCAGTCATCTGCTGGGCATAGCCCGACACCGTCATCAAATCCTCATGGGTGAACTGGATATTGACGACATAATAATACGGAGGGTATCCGCTCGCCCGCCGCATGGCCATTTCCTGCTCATAGAATGGTTCGTATAATTGGTCTTTTGCGAGCGTGATCGCATAATGCTCCGGCGTATAGGTCTGCACATACACTTCTCCCGGCAATACGTCGCGTCCTGCACGTCCGCTCACTTGCGTCAATAATTGATAGGTTTTCTCAGCTGCCCGGAAATCCGGCAAATGCAAAGTCGTATCCGCTGATAAGACACCGACCAATGTAATATTCGGGAAATCCAAGCCTTTGGCGATCATTTGCGTGCCGAGGAGAATATCGGCTTTGCCCTCGCCGAATGCTGACAAGATCTTTTCATGTGCGCCTTTATTGCGGGTCGTATCGACATCCATCCGCAACACGCGCGCATCCGGCACGAGCTTCGCCAGTTCCTCTTCAACTTTTTGGGTCCCTGTGCCGAAAAAGCGGATATGGTCGCTTTCGCATTCCGGGCAAGTCGTAGGCACGGGTTCATCATAGCCGCAATAATGGCATTTCATGCGTTCGCTCGCCCGGTGATAGGTTAGCGAAATATCGCAGTTCGGGCATTGCAACACCGTTCCGCAATCGCGGCATAAGACGAATGACGAGTAGCCGCGCTTGTTCAAAAACAACACGACTTGCTCTTTCCGCGCCAGGCGCTCCCGTATCGCTTCTGCCAATTCCACAGAAAACATCGACCGGTTGCCGGTGCGCAGCTCTTCGCGCATATCGACAATATGAACCTCAGGCAGCGGCTGGTTTTTCGCCCGGTTTTTCAGCGCCAGTAATTCATAGACGCCTTTTTGGGCGCGCGCATACGATTCAAGTGATGGCGTCGCGCTTCCAAGAATGACGGGGCATTGATGCTGCTGGCTTCGCCAAATTGCCACATCCCGTGCGTGGTAGCGGGGCGAGTCGTCTTGTTTATAGCTCGATTCATGCTCTTCGTCGAGGATGATCAAACCAAGATTTTGAAACGGTGCAAAAATCGCCGAACGGGCCCCTACGACGACTTTCACTTCCGCACGCTGGATTTTTCGCCATTCATCGTATTTTTCCCCTGCCGATAAGCCGCTGTGCAGTACTGCGACTAAATCGCCGAAACGCTCCTTGAAACGGATGGTCATCTGGGGCGTCAAGGAAATTTCCGGTACGAGCATGATCGCTTCCTTGCCTTCTTCAAGCACTTGGGCGATTGTCTGCAAATAGATCTCCGTTTTTCCGCTGCCGGTGATGCCGTGAAGCAAAAAGGTATTTTCCGTGTTGAGCGAGGATTGAATAGCATCGAATGCTGTTTGCTGTTCATTCGTCAAATCCAAGGCGATCTTTTGTTCA
It encodes the following:
- the fmt gene encoding methionyl-tRNA formyltransferase translates to MTKIVFMGTPAFSAPILKMLAEEGYDIVSVVTQPDRPVGRKKILTPTPVKEQALELGLPVYQPEKLKDPEQAQKILDLKPDLIVTAAFGQILPTSVLEAPKLGAINVHASLLPEYRGGAPIHQAIIDGKKETGVTIMYMVDRLDAGDIISQKSVPIEETDHTGSMFEKLSVAGMELLKATLPSIIDGTNARTPQDEERVTFARNISREQERIDWNKSASELYNQVRGLHPWPVAFTTLADANVKLWWTEIADSQKTGAPGEIIELTKDAIIVQTGEGALAIKELQPAGKKRMTAEDYLRGPKLQAGDRFE
- the def gene encoding peptide deformylase, yielding MAIREIVKHPNEVLETPCKTVTEFDRQLAVLLDDMHETMIEADGVGIAAPQIGVSLRVAIVDFQEGQEPIEMINPELALFEGKETDIEGCLSFPGIFGEVERHGRIKIKAQERDGSWYELEAEGYEARAILHEMDHLDGVLFTSKIEKYVTQEELDELIRQQEEEDSL
- the priA gene encoding primosomal protein N'; its protein translation is MIAEVIVDVAAHPIDRPFDYAVPEKFQALTEPGMRVKVPFGNRKVLGFITTIKETSEFDPKRLKPIHELMDVVPVLNGEMLELAQWMKRQTVCFEIDALQVMVPAALRAKYEKRFVLNAAIEELPKELHPYFGTRDFVRAQEAEAVYGLMKKEMDKGTVLADTNIQQKTGVKKIRMVHITDSTEDIENISIRANAKQQLKLQEFFLKHVGQSFESSQLQKQAGVSLPTINALAEKGLANFSSMESYRDPSLLTAIEQKIALDLTNEQQTAFDAIQSSLNTENTFLLHGITGSGKTEIYLQTIAQVLEEGKEAIMLVPEISLTPQMTIRFKERFGDLVAVLHSGLSAGEKYDEWRKIQRAEVKVVVGARSAIFAPFQNLGLIILDEEHESSYKQDDSPRYHARDVAIWRSQQHQCPVILGSATPSLESYARAQKGVYELLALKNRAKNQPLPEVHIVDMREELRTGNRSMFSVELAEAIRERLARKEQVVLFLNKRGYSSFVLCRDCGTVLQCPNCDISLTYHRASERMKCHYCGYDEPVPTTCPECESDHIRFFGTGTQKVEEELAKLVPDARVLRMDVDTTRNKGAHEKILSAFGEGKADILLGTQMIAKGLDFPNITLVGVLSADTTLHLPDFRAAEKTYQLLTQVSGRAGRDVLPGEVYVQTYTPEHYAITLAKDQLYEPFYEQEMAMRRASGYPPYYYVVNIQFTHEDLMTVSGYAQQMTEYLRHRLSPKTIIIGPSASLIARVNNRYRYQCLIKYKNEPKLAEALQQLIKIYRSDWIKTGATLSIDMNPTTVM